GAGACTACCGATTCAGAATCTGCGGTTAACGATTACTCCCACTTAAAAGGGAAAGAGATTACAGAAGAAGAAGCTCTACAAATTGCAAAGAAATTTATTAACATTACAAATAAAAATGAAGTAAAAGTTACGGAAAATGGAGAAGGTTCCTCTTATGGTTTTTACTCCGTTACTGTACGTAATGGTAATAATCAAGCAAACCTTGATTTAACTAAAAAGGGTGGACACCCACTTTATCTTATTCAGCATCGGGACGTGAAGAATGCAAAAATCAGCCTAAATGATGGATTCAATAAGGCTGCTCAATTTTTGAAAAAGCACGGATTTGAAAATATGACATTGTTTGAAAGTGCCCAATATGATAATACGGGTGTCTATCTGTTCGTTTCTGAACAAGATGGAGTAAGAATCTATCCAGATTCAGTGCGCATAAAGGTTGGGTTAGATGATGGCGAGGTTCTTGCATTTTCTGCTGAAGACTACTTAAGCTTTCATCAAAAAAGGGACATCCCAGAGCCAACATTATCTACTGAGGAGGCAAAATCAAAGCTTAATCCAAACTTAAAGGTGATGGAGCAAAACGTTGCTCTCATCATCAACGAAGTGAAAGAAGAAGTTTTATGTTACGAGTTTCTAGGTACTATAAACAATGATACGTACCGGATTTACATCAATGCAGAGAATGGTTTTGAAGAAAAAGTTGAAAAGCTTAAAAATGCTGAACCGATATATGAAGATGTTGTATAAACTAAACTGACAGTTTTTACTGTCAGTTTTTTTTTAGTAAAAAGTATTACCCTTAAAGATTTTATAATATAGAAAATTTTATGATTACATGTCATAATAAATATATAAATTAGGCTAAAAGCAGGTGTAGGAGCATTGTTTAGGATTGGTAATCAACTTAGTATTGAACAGCTTAATGGACAAAATATAGAAGAATTTAAATGTACGATAATGGATTTTCAAGAAAACCAGGTTATAGTAGATTATCCTATACATATGAA
Above is a window of Bacillus carboniphilus DNA encoding:
- the ypeB gene encoding germination protein YpeB; the encoded protein is MIRGILIGVLSVAVVGTAYWGYQEHQEKNAILVNAENNYQRAFHELTYNIDLLHDKIGTTLAMNSRESISPALADVWRVTSEAQNEVGQLPLTLLPFNKTEEFLSKIGDFSYKTAVRDLEKEPLSEEEYKNLQSLYGQAEEIQNELRKVQHMVLENNLRWMDVELVLAGGKEPADNTIIDGFKTVEKKVEGYSETGFAETTDSESAVNDYSHLKGKEITEEEALQIAKKFINITNKNEVKVTENGEGSSYGFYSVTVRNGNNQANLDLTKKGGHPLYLIQHRDVKNAKISLNDGFNKAAQFLKKHGFENMTLFESAQYDNTGVYLFVSEQDGVRIYPDSVRIKVGLDDGEVLAFSAEDYLSFHQKRDIPEPTLSTEEAKSKLNPNLKVMEQNVALIINEVKEEVLCYEFLGTINNDTYRIYINAENGFEEKVEKLKNAEPIYEDVV